From the Bacteroidia bacterium genome, one window contains:
- a CDS encoding tetratricopeptide repeat protein — protein MKSKRPRPAQTTGKTDGRNLPSKALLYRSGTVFVLLVLLRIFAAYQPDARLWGISYLAYLPDWAMYTVSAFGVLLALGIAYPMFRLKAAWMEKWSGRTVVLVATLGCAALFWGFRMDTYFLGDGAVYLAEHFRLVRGMDVSDTVLYSLLSAPLTGYLLAGLSTLLWSASEGSGLLGNPQAAWWLSGAVAGAVYVFVVFSGMRRFSNDGAVRVAGLAVLLLAPGALFFFGYVEYYTLLLTAGTAYFFSTDRAVRGEVPVWIPAVLLGFCVAFHFMSLLLLPGFLLLLHARGLKEDDGSATMRMLRIGTAAALLLGGLWYFASGTAFEGSRVILSLSPFGEEGAMQHYTLLHPAHLLDVVNILLLVGGPLLMVLPFLWTRKIGTEAAIALAHVLFLGFLLFFGYTGFGMARDWDVNALFGVALGMYVLTLLRSQSDAARRSWLSYVLAGAMLAGTLPWLAVNITTEASVARFRDVIALDDELIPGDFALNGYEHLRKYYQSVGNSVGVAWAIQKKTEMVGYPDDFRKYVLAAVTTMRGAERELAFTSALGGILERLRRMKDGGVEKLYEGSMRSFEEVYTETLMQAEYLGLAGALQPSLARTYLDSLRALETAGVGVVLAEGLMREARGIPPESIAQFASAAAAIESSGTLAAYAGRVLLANGRYEEAVVVLRRAIEFDNQFTLPSLYLAQALLRLDTPDPAAAAEQLRRFLASPEGHRVGDPAAQRQLIDTAERMLLQLQTQ, from the coding sequence ATGAAATCGAAGAGACCCAGGCCTGCTCAGACCACAGGTAAAACCGATGGCCGGAATCTGCCATCGAAAGCGTTGCTGTATCGAAGCGGCACCGTATTCGTACTGCTTGTCCTGCTGCGAATATTTGCGGCCTATCAACCGGACGCACGCCTTTGGGGAATATCCTATCTCGCCTATTTACCGGACTGGGCCATGTATACCGTCAGCGCGTTTGGTGTGCTTCTCGCGCTCGGCATTGCCTACCCGATGTTTCGTCTCAAAGCGGCATGGATGGAAAAGTGGAGCGGGCGCACAGTGGTGTTGGTTGCGACGCTTGGTTGCGCGGCGCTGTTCTGGGGCTTCCGGATGGACACCTACTTCCTCGGTGACGGGGCAGTCTATCTCGCCGAACATTTCCGTCTGGTACGAGGGATGGATGTGTCGGACACAGTGCTGTATTCGCTCTTATCCGCTCCGCTCACAGGGTATCTCCTCGCCGGTCTGAGCACGCTGCTCTGGTCCGCGTCCGAGGGAAGCGGATTGCTGGGCAATCCGCAGGCGGCGTGGTGGCTGAGCGGCGCGGTTGCAGGCGCAGTGTATGTGTTTGTGGTGTTCTCGGGGATGCGACGCTTCAGCAACGACGGCGCCGTGCGCGTTGCCGGATTGGCAGTACTGTTGCTGGCACCCGGGGCGTTGTTCTTTTTCGGATATGTCGAGTACTACACCTTGCTCCTCACGGCCGGCACGGCCTATTTTTTCAGTACGGACAGGGCTGTTCGCGGGGAAGTACCGGTATGGATACCGGCCGTGCTCTTGGGGTTTTGCGTTGCATTTCATTTCATGTCGCTATTGTTGCTGCCGGGTTTTCTGCTTCTCCTGCATGCTCGTGGGTTGAAGGAGGATGACGGATCCGCCACGATGCGCATGTTGCGGATTGGCACCGCCGCAGCCTTGCTGCTCGGGGGATTGTGGTATTTCGCAAGCGGAACCGCGTTCGAGGGCAGCCGCGTCATTCTCTCGCTGTCGCCGTTTGGGGAGGAGGGCGCAATGCAGCACTATACGTTGCTTCATCCGGCTCATCTTCTGGATGTCGTGAACATACTCCTCCTGGTGGGTGGCCCCCTCCTTATGGTGCTGCCATTTCTTTGGACCAGAAAAATCGGTACCGAAGCGGCCATTGCGCTGGCGCACGTCCTTTTTCTGGGATTTCTTCTCTTTTTCGGCTACACCGGCTTCGGTATGGCGCGGGATTGGGATGTCAACGCACTGTTCGGTGTCGCTTTGGGGATGTATGTACTCACCCTGCTGCGGTCGCAGAGTGATGCCGCCCGTCGTTCGTGGTTGTCGTACGTCCTCGCCGGAGCCATGCTTGCGGGCACACTGCCCTGGCTTGCGGTAAACATCACAACGGAAGCGTCTGTGGCCCGTTTTCGTGATGTCATTGCACTGGATGATGAATTGATACCCGGAGATTTTGCTCTGAACGGTTACGAACATCTTCGGAAATACTATCAAAGCGTGGGGAATAGCGTCGGCGTGGCCTGGGCGATACAAAAGAAGACCGAGATGGTTGGCTACCCCGATGATTTCCGGAAATATGTTCTTGCGGCGGTGACAACCATGCGCGGTGCGGAACGGGAGCTTGCATTCACAAGCGCGTTGGGCGGTATACTGGAACGATTGAGACGGATGAAAGACGGCGGTGTAGAGAAGCTGTATGAAGGAAGTATGCGCAGTTTCGAGGAAGTGTACACGGAAACGCTGATGCAGGCGGAGTATCTCGGCCTCGCCGGTGCGCTGCAGCCGTCACTGGCGCGTACGTATCTTGACAGTCTTCGTGCACTTGAAACCGCAGGGGTGGGGGTGGTGCTCGCCGAGGGGTTGATGCGCGAGGCACGCGGCATACCACCGGAATCGATAGCGCAGTTCGCGTCTGCTGCCGCGGCGATTGAATCCAGTGGCACCCTTGCGGCGTATGCGGGTCGTGTATTACTCGCGAACGGCCGCTACGAGGAAGCCGTCGTGGTTCTGCGAAGGGCGATAGAGTTCGACAATCAATTTACGCTCCCCTCGCTCTATCTGGCGCAAGCATTATTGCGGCTCGATACCCCTGATCCAGCTGCGGCCGCGGAACAGCTCCGGCGTTTTCTCGCCTCACCTGAAGGACATAGGGTGGGTGATCCGGCGGCGCAACGGCAGCTCATCGATACCGCCGAACGCATGTTGCTGCAGCTCCAGACGCAATAG
- a CDS encoding glycosyl hydrolase family 18 protein — MSECQRPLPFGGILSVLFTIASLLQPVCPASGQDVEGAHQRDQREQPQPVFPQAQPEHLPRKAPNALTHVVHGYHPYWISDDAVDLYRLDLLSHVAYFSCEIDPASGLPTNTRGWLTSTVPARAKAAGVKVLLTVTNFGAGANRTLLANPVACDTLCAVLVRLVHARAADGVSIDFESVPADQRDNFTTFFAKLRNALDAYGEGMIISAAAPAVDWSGSWDVSSLAEYIDLFFIMGYDYSWSGSTAAGPVAPLRGFSLNVEKSVDWYLSHGVPAEKFLLGVPYYGYDWPVQDDRQQSPATDRANARIYSVIPDILAHFPRQWSESYSVPWIAYRPSAWRQCWYDDAQSLGLKYAFAKERNLGGVGMWALGYDGVLPELWEELRKAFTTTTRIDAAWTSVHSIELWPQPLRRGESFALGAVEPGLNQAYLYDVLGRRVWSAVLPATSTLRCPDVVPGMYMLRLVTHSGIAHKSVIVE; from the coding sequence ATGAGTGAGTGTCAGCGTCCCCTCCCGTTTGGCGGTATTCTCTCCGTGTTGTTTACCATCGCGTCCTTGTTGCAGCCTGTCTGTCCGGCTTCGGGCCAGGACGTCGAGGGGGCGCATCAACGGGATCAGCGCGAACAACCGCAGCCGGTATTTCCGCAAGCGCAGCCAGAGCACCTCCCTCGCAAGGCTCCCAACGCGCTTACGCATGTCGTGCATGGATACCACCCGTACTGGATCTCCGACGATGCCGTGGATCTGTATCGCCTCGATCTGCTGTCGCATGTCGCCTACTTTTCCTGCGAGATCGATCCGGCCTCCGGTCTGCCGACAAACACCCGGGGCTGGCTCACCTCGACAGTTCCGGCACGCGCAAAAGCCGCAGGCGTGAAGGTGCTTCTGACGGTGACGAATTTCGGTGCCGGTGCGAACCGGACCTTGCTCGCCAATCCGGTCGCCTGCGATACGCTGTGCGCCGTGCTCGTTCGGCTCGTGCATGCGCGCGCTGCCGACGGTGTGAGCATTGATTTTGAAAGTGTTCCGGCGGATCAGCGGGACAATTTCACGACATTTTTCGCGAAACTGCGCAACGCGCTGGATGCCTACGGCGAAGGCATGATCATCAGTGCCGCGGCGCCCGCTGTGGATTGGTCGGGCAGTTGGGATGTGTCGTCGCTTGCGGAATATATAGACCTGTTCTTCATCATGGGGTACGACTATTCCTGGTCCGGAAGCACGGCGGCAGGGCCCGTCGCCCCGTTGCGGGGTTTTTCCCTCAACGTGGAGAAAAGCGTAGACTGGTACCTTTCCCATGGAGTCCCGGCGGAAAAATTTCTTCTCGGTGTACCGTATTACGGTTACGACTGGCCGGTACAGGACGACAGGCAGCAATCTCCGGCTACCGACAGGGCCAACGCTCGAATCTACTCGGTCATACCCGACATACTCGCGCATTTTCCCCGGCAGTGGAGTGAGAGCTATTCCGTGCCCTGGATCGCTTACCGTCCGTCCGCATGGCGACAATGCTGGTACGACGACGCCCAGAGTCTCGGGCTCAAATATGCCTTCGCGAAGGAGCGCAATCTGGGCGGCGTCGGGATGTGGGCCCTGGGTTACGACGGGGTGCTCCCGGAATTGTGGGAGGAACTCCGCAAAGCCTTTACGACCACAACACGCATCGATGCGGCATGGACATCGGTGCACAGCATCGAGCTTTGGCCGCAGCCCCTCCGGCGCGGCGAGAGCTTCGCGCTGGGTGCCGTTGAGCCGGGGCTGAACCAAGCGTATTTGTACGACGTGCTTGGCCGCCGGGTATGGTCCGCCGTCTTGCCCGCGACCTCTACTCTGCGCTGCCCGGACGTAGTGCCCGGCATGTATATGCTGCGGCTGGTAACACACAGCGGGATAGCGCATAAAAGCGTCATTGTAGAATAA